The Sneathiella limimaris region AGCAGCTGGGGCACCGGTTTGCGAACGAAGACCTGTTGGTAGAGGCACTTACACATGGGTCTTTGACCAAGGGAAAAGGAAAAAAGCGTTCTGATGGTGCTGTCGATTATGAACGTCTTGAATTTCTTGGGGACCGGGTTCTTGGTTTAGTAATCGCAGAAGAGCTTTTTCGGCGTTATGCGGCGGCTGAAGCAGGTCAATTGTCGCGTAGGCTAAATGCGCAAGTTCAGAAATCGACACTTGCAGATATCGCTATGGAAATCGGTTTGACGCAATATGTGCGCATTTCGGAAGAGCTCCGAGCCAGCGGTGGGGCCGATAATGCTTCGTTGCTTGAGGATGTTGTCGAAGCGTTGATTGCGGCATTGTATCTTGATGGCGGAATGCCTGCGGCAAAAGCCTTTATTGTGAAATACTGGTGGCCACGTTTTGATCAAAAACATGCCGCCAGAAAGGACCCCAAATCTGAATTGCAGGAATGGGCTGCAAAGAATGGAAACTTGGTGCCGGAATATGTGATTGTTTTGGAAGAGGGGCCGGATCATAACCCGGAATTTACTGTTGAGGTGAGGTTGAATGGCCAAGCTTCAAAAAGGGCTCAGGCCTCCTCAAAGCGAACCGCAGAGAAAAAAGCTGCGGCGCTGATGTTAAAAGAAATTTCTTCTGTCTAGGACAGGATTTATCATGGATGATATAGCTACAAAATGCGGATATGTGACCCTTATCGGTGCACCTAACGCAGGGAAATCGACACTTCTCAATCAATTGGTTGGGGCAAAAATTGCCATTGTTTCGCCAAAGGTGCAAACAACTCGAGCCCGGGTGACAGCAATAGCAATTGAAGATAACTCCCAGATTATTTTTGTTGATACCCCGGGTATTTTTGCACCCTCCCGCCGTCTTGAAACGGCGATGGTAAACGCAGCTTGGGAAGGGGCCAATGACACGGATGTTCTTGCCTTGTTGATTGATGCCAATAAAGGGATCTCAAAGGATGTAGAACGGATCATTTCCAATCTTGAGAAATCTGGCAAAAAAGCGCATCTGATCCTCAATAAGATTGACATGATCAAGCGCGAGAAGCTTTTGGGGCTTGCCAAGGAATTGACGGATCGGGGTATCTTCCGTGAAGTCTTTATGATTTCTGCCCTAAATGGGGATGGGGTTGCCGATTTACGAAAGTACCTGGCGGAAGAACTGCCTGAAGGGCCTTGGCTTTATCCTGAGGATCAGTTGGCAATCGCCCCCATGCGATATTTGGCAGCTGAAATTACGCGCGAGAAACTTTTCCTTCGCTTAAATCAGGAGCTCCCTTATTCCCTTACAGTGGAAACTGAGAAATGGGAAGAGCGGCCAGACGGTTCAGTCAAAATTGACCAGGTAATTTTCGTTTCACGCGCCAATCACAAGCCGATTGTCCTAGGTAAAGGAGGGCAAACAATTAAACAAATTGGGGCGATGGCTCGCGAGGAACTGGAAGAGACCCTCGGTTGCCGTGTGCATCTTTTCCTTTTTGTGAAGGTTCGTGAAAAATGGCTGGATGATCCTGAAAGATATCAGGAAATGGGATTGGATTTTCCTAAATCGTAGCCAGTATAGCTTGACGGATTTTCCTTAGCTCGTATCTTTCTGGAATAACTGTTCCAAATGTGAGTGTTGTAATCACTCTTGAAAGGAAAATTCCGATGATCGAACTATATTATTGGCCGACACCGAACGGTTGGAAGATTAGCATCCTTCTTGAAGAACTTGGCGTACCTTACACTTTGAAGCCGGTTAATATTGGCAAAGGCGATCAATTTGAGCCGGAGTTTTTGAAGATCTCTCCTAATAACCGTATGCCAGCGATTATTGATCTGGATCCCGCCGACAATGGAACGCCGATATCAATTTTTGAATCTGGTGCAATCATGATGTATCTGGCCAAAAAGTACCGGCACTTCTATCCCGAAGGTCAACGGGAGCAGATCGAAGTCGATCAATGGCTATTTTGGCAAATGGGTGGGCTTGGGCCAATGGCTGGACAGGCCCATCATTTCCGTCTCTATGCGCCAGAAAAAATTGAGTATAGCATTGATCGCTACACGAACGAGGTTGCGCGTCTTTATGGCGTCATGAATAAGAGGCTTGAGGATCGTGCTTTTTTGGCTGGCGAGTATTCTATCGCCGATATGGCATGTTGGCCTTGGGCCTCTCGATTTGAGCGGCAAGGGCAGGATCTTAATGATTTTCCTAATCTTAAAACCTGGTATCAAACTATTTGGGCGAGACCCGCTGTCAAAAAAGGCTATTCGGTCGGAAGTGAATTAACGGACCCATCGAACTTGTCTGCTGTGACCTCAGAAGCCAGTTTGAGAGATTAAAGGGAAATTGTATCGGCCTGAAATCCAGCTCTATAAAAAAATGCTTCATTAGAAAAAAATATTATTCGTAGAAATTATTTTTTAAGAATTTGCGCCTCATCATAACCTTACAGAGCGATCGATGAATTTGGTCGATGTTTATCTGGATGCTGTTAAATGAAGGAGGAGTAAAATGGCAGAGCTAGATAAAGAATATATCTTAAGTCTGACAGAACAGGCAGAAGCCGGTTCCCCAGAAGAGCAATATCGTGCAGGCCTTTTGTTTGCATTTGGCGAAGGCGTGCCAGTCGATTTGGTGCTTGCGCATAAATGGCTAAACCTAGCTGCCATGAATGGTGTTGCGGAAGCTCGTGAGAGCCGCGCTGAAATCTCAATGGATATGTCCCCACAAGAGATTGCTGCCGCACAGAAAATGGCTCGCGAGTGGTGCTTGGCACACTAATTCAGACTTGAGTTTAATAAGCTAAAAGCTTGTGGCTTGCGTCAGGAGGCTATGACCTGAGGCGTATGCACATTCCGGTAGGCAGGGAATTCAATTTCGACCCGAGTTCCCTGATTGGCCATACTTTCCACATGAATATTTGCGCCATGCGCATCACAGAACCGTTTAACAAGGGTTAGACCCAGTCCGGTTCCTTCACTTTGCATATCTTGAGCGATGCGACTGCGTTTGAACGGCTGAAAAAGCTTTGGAATAAATTCCTGCTCCATACCTACGCCATCATCCTCAACCGCAAGAACTATATTTTCACCTCGCTGGAACCAGGCAATATCCACACTGCCATTCTCCTTGGAAAATTTTACAGCATTACCAGTCAAATTCACTAGGATTTGCTTAAGACGAATTGGATCTGCCATGAGTTGAAGATTTGTTGGCTCAACAGACGAAGTTACATGAATGTTTCGTTGCTTAGCCCGTGAATCAATCATGGTCTTGCAAGATTGGGTGAGGGGAGACAAGTCAGTGACTTGTTCGTTTAGTTGAATGGTTCCTGCCTCGATTTTTGCAAGGTCCAATAGCTCGTTGATCAGAGTTAAAAGATGAGAGCCTGCTTCTTCAATGTCGAGGGAATATTCTCTATACCGGGGATCCTGATGGGGACCATAAACCTCAGATGTCAGTAGGGAAGCAAAGCCGATTATCGCATTCAATGGAGTCCTGAGTTCGTGGCTCATATTTGCCATAAAATCAGACTTGGCTCGATTGGCCAGCTCGGCTTGTTCTTTTGCCTGAAGGAGCTGAGCTTCGTGTTTTTTAATGTCAGTGATGTCACTTTGAATAGAGACAAAGCCACCTTTAGATGTGGGGCGGTCTGTCGTTTTAATCCAACGACCATCTTTGAGGTGAACAACAAAAGATCCGGTTAGCTTTCGCCGATACTCTGCTTTGCGTTCCAAATATTCTTCATCAGAACCAAACTCATCGCCAATTGCCACATTGCCGCGGGCAACGTCGATTTCTCCCAATGTTCTAAAGTGAACGCCTGGGGCTGCTTCTTCAGCCGAGTATCCGTAGAGGGTTCTGAATTTTTCGTTACAAGTTACGAGGTATCCATCTTTATCGTAGATGACGAAAGCTTCAGAGATATTATCAAGTGCATCCAATAGAATGTCCTTGAACTCATGACTTTCATTCATTAACGAACCCCCTAATAATTCACATCGTAAACCTCAGCA contains the following coding sequences:
- the rnc gene encoding ribonuclease III, with the protein product MTKNTNLKSLMKQLGHRFANEDLLVEALTHGSLTKGKGKKRSDGAVDYERLEFLGDRVLGLVIAEELFRRYAAAEAGQLSRRLNAQVQKSTLADIAMEIGLTQYVRISEELRASGGADNASLLEDVVEALIAALYLDGGMPAAKAFIVKYWWPRFDQKHAARKDPKSELQEWAAKNGNLVPEYVIVLEEGPDHNPEFTVEVRLNGQASKRAQASSKRTAEKKAAALMLKEISSV
- the era gene encoding GTPase Era; translation: MDDIATKCGYVTLIGAPNAGKSTLLNQLVGAKIAIVSPKVQTTRARVTAIAIEDNSQIIFVDTPGIFAPSRRLETAMVNAAWEGANDTDVLALLIDANKGISKDVERIISNLEKSGKKAHLILNKIDMIKREKLLGLAKELTDRGIFREVFMISALNGDGVADLRKYLAEELPEGPWLYPEDQLAIAPMRYLAAEITREKLFLRLNQELPYSLTVETEKWEERPDGSVKIDQVIFVSRANHKPIVLGKGGQTIKQIGAMAREELEETLGCRVHLFLFVKVREKWLDDPERYQEMGLDFPKS
- a CDS encoding glutathione S-transferase N-terminal domain-containing protein, with the protein product MIELYYWPTPNGWKISILLEELGVPYTLKPVNIGKGDQFEPEFLKISPNNRMPAIIDLDPADNGTPISIFESGAIMMYLAKKYRHFYPEGQREQIEVDQWLFWQMGGLGPMAGQAHHFRLYAPEKIEYSIDRYTNEVARLYGVMNKRLEDRAFLAGEYSIADMACWPWASRFERQGQDLNDFPNLKTWYQTIWARPAVKKGYSVGSELTDPSNLSAVTSEASLRD
- a CDS encoding sel1 repeat family protein translates to MAELDKEYILSLTEQAEAGSPEEQYRAGLLFAFGEGVPVDLVLAHKWLNLAAMNGVAEARESRAEISMDMSPQEIAAAQKMAREWCLAH
- a CDS encoding PAS domain-containing sensor histidine kinase — its product is MNESHEFKDILLDALDNISEAFVIYDKDGYLVTCNEKFRTLYGYSAEEAAPGVHFRTLGEIDVARGNVAIGDEFGSDEEYLERKAEYRRKLTGSFVVHLKDGRWIKTTDRPTSKGGFVSIQSDITDIKKHEAQLLQAKEQAELANRAKSDFMANMSHELRTPLNAIIGFASLLTSEVYGPHQDPRYREYSLDIEEAGSHLLTLINELLDLAKIEAGTIQLNEQVTDLSPLTQSCKTMIDSRAKQRNIHVTSSVEPTNLQLMADPIRLKQILVNLTGNAVKFSKENGSVDIAWFQRGENIVLAVEDDGVGMEQEFIPKLFQPFKRSRIAQDMQSEGTGLGLTLVKRFCDAHGANIHVESMANQGTRVEIEFPAYRNVHTPQVIAS